The window TCGGTCTCGACGGTCACGACGTCGCTGCCGCCGGTGCCGTCGCCGAGGGTGAGGTGCGCGACGGCGGGGGCCGGGTCGGCGGGGCCGTCGCACGCCGGCTCGGCGAGGGGGACGGTGAGGTCGGCGCTCAGACCCGGCCCGATCGTCGAGTCCTTGTCCGCCTCGAGCGGGTCGGCGAACGTGTCCGACTCCAGCCGCACGTGCGTGACGTGAGCCGGGGCCTCGCCGAGGTTCGTCACCTTCACCTGCACGACGTCGCGCTGCGCGTCGCGGCGGTACTGGACGACCTCCGCGGCGAGCGAGGGCACCACCGAGGAGGCCGAGGACGGCTCGGCGGAGCCCGTCACCACCGCGACCCCCTCGTCGACAGCGCACGCCGGGAGCAGCAGGGACGCGACGGCGACCGTCGCGCCCACGGCCCGCGCTCGCCCCATGCGCGGATGGTAGGTCGGCCCCCCTCACCGCCACGAGGGCCGCGGCGGCGGAGGCGGCCCGGGCGCGTCGTCGTCGAGGAGCTCCCCGCCCCCGAGCCGGTCCCGGGTCGCGGCCTCGTCGAGGAGCCGGACGGGCGCGGCCGCGTCACCGTGCAGCGCCCGCGCCCAGCGGTCGCGGACGGTGTCCGGCAGCGGCACGGCGGAGGCGACGAGCAGGACGTTGCCGGTGCGGCGGCCGCGCAGCACCGACGGCTCGACGACCGCGACGACGTGGGGCAGCAGGCTGCGCACGGTCGCGACCTCCGCGCGCGCGGTCGTGAGCGCCCCGACGTCCATGAGGTTGTGCACGACGACCCCGTCCGGGGACAGCACGCGCGCGACCGCCTCGACCCACTGCCGAGTGCGGAGCCGGTGCGGCACCTGCGCGTCGGCGAACGCGTCACGGACGACGAGTCCGTAGCCGCCCGGGCGCAGCGCGGCGAGCCCGTCGCGACCGTCGACGGCGCGCACCTTGAGGTGCGGGCCCGAGCGGAGACCGAGCTGGTCGCGGACCACGTCGAGGAGCGGCCCGTCGGGATCCAGCACGACCTGCCGGGACCCCGGCCGCACGGCCGCGACGTAGCGGGCGAGCGTCCCGGCACCGGCGCCGACGTGGACGGAGTGGACCGGGGCGCCGCTCGGCGCGAGCGCGTCGACGAGCGCCCCGACCCAGCGGACGTACTCGAAGACGAGGACCGTCGGGTCGACGAGGTCGACGTGGGACTGGGGGACGTCGTCGACGGCGAGCAGCCAACCCGGGCCGCCGGCCGGGTCGTTGACGAGGGAGGCGGTGCCCCCGGCGACGGGCCAGCGCCCCTCGACCGGGGCGGCGGCGCCGGTGCGACGACGCGCGCTCAGGCGGGCTGCTGCCGGGCGGGCCGGCGGTCGGCGGCCACCCACGCGGCGGCCGCGGTGATCGCGGAGACGGTGGCGACGGACGGCCACGCGCCGATCTCGCGGGCGAGGACGTGGGAGCCGACGAAGGCGCCGAGGTACAGCGCCGACAGCCCGACGGCGGTGACGGGCCCGTGGCCGCGCCACCAGCGCACCGCGCACCACCCGCCGCCCGCGAGGAGCACGGCACCGCCGAGCTCGCGGACCCCCGTCGCCTCCGCGACGGCGAACCCGGCGACGAGGGAGCCGGCGGCGACGAGGGCGGTCACGTGTCGAGGGTACGTGGCGGCTGGAGAGGCGGCTGAGCGTGCACGTGTGACCGGTCGCCGCGGCGTGTCGCGGTCACCGGTGCACGCTCACCGCGCCACGACCGGCAGTCCCTCGGCCCGGTCGGTGAGGACGCCCGTCGCGACCTCGTCGGCGAGCGCCGGCCCGATCGTCCAGCCGGAGCCGCCCCAGCCGTGGTCGACGACGACGGTCCTGCCGCCGGTGCCGGCGGGGTCCAGGCGACCGACCGCGACCTCGGGGCGGACCGGACGCAGGCCCCACCACACCCCGTCGGGATCCGGCTCCCAGTCGCGCAGGTCGGGGAAGCGCGCGCGGGCGTCGGCGAGCAGGGCGGGCACCTCGGCGAGGGCGCGCTCCCGGAGCCGGGACGGCTCGTCCCAGTCGGCGGGGTCGGTCACCGGCAGGTACGTGCCGCCGACGTGGAGGTGGTCCGGTGTCGCCGGCGACCCGCCGTGGGGGACGGTGTAGCGGGGGCGCAGCGGGTCGTCGTCGTCGACGACGGCGTGGTCGCGGTGCAGCCCGGCCGGCAGCGGACCGGTGACGAGCACCCCGAGACGGCCCTCGAGCGCGGGGTCGCCGAGCGCGTGGGCGCCGAGGCCGAGGCACGCGACGGTGACGTCGGCCGCGGCCTCGTCGTGCAGGCGCAGCAGGTCGGCGGTCGAGCGGACCGGGCGGTCGAGGTCGACGCGGCGGACCCGCGGGTCCTCGGCGAGCGCGGCCGCCCATCGTGGCAGCAGGCCGCACGTGTGCCACAGGGGCCCGGCCTCGTGGAGCAGGCCGTGGGTGTGCGGCAGGCCGTACGCGGCCGGCTCGACGACGTCCCCGCTGAACGCCACGACCGGCGCACGCTGCGACACGAGCAGCGCCCGGCCGGTCCGCACGTGCCCGGTGAGGTGGGCGTGCCGCGCGGCGAGCGCGGCCCCGACCACCGGCGAGCGCGCCGCCCAGTCCGCGGCCCGCGGGTCGGGCGAGGCGTAGCGCAGGGCGAGCCCGCCCGAGCGGGACGCGGTGGCCGCGCCCTCACGCCACACGGCCCACGTGAGCGCGACCTGCCGGCCGGTGTCGGCGGCCCGGTCGAGGAGCAGCTGGGCGTGGAGCAGGCCGGCGGCACCGCCGCCCACGACGAGGACTCGCAGGGGCGGCTCCGTCATCGCTGCACCGTAGTGGGGTGACCCGCACCGGCTGGGGCTCAGGTCGGGGCCCCGCCTGCCGATACCGGGAGGTGCGACCTGGCTCCGGGGAGGGACTCGATGGGCGCTTCTCCCGTGACGCCGGCGCGGACCCGGCCACGCGGCACCGTGGCGTGCGCGGTCGTCGCGGTCCTCAGCGTGCTCGCCTTCGCGACGACGTTCCTGTTCCGTGACGCCGAGGCCGGGCAGGTCCTCCTCATCGACGTCGGCCTGTTCAACGTGCCCTACCTCGCCGCGGCCGTGGCGCTGTGGCGCACGGGCGGCGTGCCGGGCGCGGGCGGGCTGCCGTGGCGCCTCGTCGCCACCGCCCTCGTCAGCACCGTCGCCGGCAACGCGTACTACACCCTCGTCGCGGCCCACCAGGACGCGTACGTCTCCCTCGCCGACCTCGGCTACCTCGCCTTCTACCCGCTCGGCTACGTCGCCGTCATGCTCCTGCTGCGCCAGCGGGTACGGCCGTGGCGGACCATCATGTGGTTCGACGGCGTCGTCGCCGGCCTCGGCGCCGCGGCGGTCGCGTCGCTGCTCCTGGCGCCGGGTCTCGTCATGTCGGACGTGCCGCTCGGGGCCGCGCTCGTCTACCTCGCCTACCCCGTCAACGACCTGCTGCTCGTCCTGGTCGTGGTCGGCGGGCTGAGTCTCGTGCCGTTCCGGCAGCACACCGACCTGCTCGCCGTCGCGGCCGGCCTCACGACGTGGTTCGTCGCGGACGTGCTCTTCATCCGCGCGGAGGCGGGGACCAGCTACGTCGAGGGCGGGCTCGTCGACCTCGTCTACGTGGTGGCGGCGGCGCTGTTCGTCGTGCCCGCCCTGTTGGCCCGGCCCCGGCCGCCGGCTGCGGCCGCGCCCGGCGCCGGGGCGAGCATCGTGCTGCCCGTCACGATGGTGCTCGTCTCCCTCGTCCTCATCGGCATCAGCCTCCGCGAGGCGGGGACCGGGCTGTCGGGCTGGCTCGCGCTCGCGTCCGTGGCCGTCTAGCTGGGGCGCTCGGTCCTCACGATGAAGCAGCTGCGGGAGGCCGCCGACGCCAAGCGACAGGCACGCACCGACGAGCTCACGACGCTCGCGAACCGACGGGCCCTCTTCGAGGAGTGCGACCGGCTGCTCGCGACGGCGTCGCGGGAGAACCCGCTCAGCCTCCTTCTGCTCGACCTCGACCGCTTCAAGGAGGTCAACGACAGCCTCGGGCACGCGGTCGGCGACGAGCTCCTCGTGCTGGTCGCCGGCCGCATCGAGTCCGTCGCCCGACCCGGCGACGTGCTCGCGCGCCTCGGTGGCGACGAGTTCGCGCTCCTCCTGCCCGGGACCGCAGCCCCGGACGCCGTCGCCCTGGCGCACTCGGTCCGCGACCGGGTCGCCGAGCCGTACCAGCTCGGTGCGACGCGCGTGCACGTCGACGTGTCCGTCGGGGTCGCGAGCGCGCCCTGGCCGGCCCGGGACCGCAGCGAGCTCATGCGTGCCGCGGACGTCGCGATGTACGACGCCAAGCGCGCCGACACCGCCGTCCGCGAGTTCGACGCCGACGCCTCCCGACTCGGCCGCCTCGTGCTCATGGAGGACCTGCGGCGGGTCCTCGACGACGCACCCGTGACCGCAGCCGGTCCCGGCCCGGGACGGCTCGTCGTCCACCTCCAGCCCCAGGTCCCGCTGCAGCGTCGCGAGTGGACGGTCGACGGGGCACCGGCGGCACCGCCGATGGTCGGGGTCGAGGCGCTCGTCCGCTGGGAGCACCCGGTCGAGGGGACCCTCCTCCCCGCCGTCGTGCTCCCCCTCGCCGAGGCGACCGGTCTCATGGGGGCGCTCGCCGAGCGCGTCCTCGCCCTCGCGCTCGAGGCCTGCGCCACGTGGTGGCACCTCGGCGTCGACGTCCCCGTCTCCGTCAACCTCTCCGCCGCGAACGTCCAGGACCTCCTCCTGCCGGGCAAGGTCCACGAGGCGCTACGGCGGGCCGGACTGCCGTCGCACGCCCTCGTCGTCGAGCTCACCGAGGACACCCTCATGAGCGAACCCGCCCGGGTCGCGGAGGTGCTCCTCGCCCTGCAGCAGTCCGGCGTCGGGGTCTCCATCGACGACTACGGCACCGGCTACGCGAGCCTCGCCTACCTCCGCGACTTCCCCGTCGACGAGCTGAAGCTCGACCGGACCTTCGTCGCGGACGTCCTCGAGAGCCCGACGACGGCGACGATCGTCACGCACACCATCGCCCTCGCCCATGCTCTCGGCGTGCGGGTCGTCGCCGAGGGGATCGAGGACCCTGCCGTCGCGCACGAGCTGACGGGGCTCGGCTGCGAACGCGGTCAGGGGTACCTGTTCTCCCGGCCGCTGCCCACCCCGGACGTCGTCGCGTGGCTCGTCTCGTGCTCCCCGGAGCGGGCGGGAGCGGGTGTCCCCGGTCCTCGCTGACCGCTCGCGGGTTCTGCCGGGGCGCGCGCGCCGGCTGGTGGCGGTCGGCGGCGCCGGAGCCGTCGCGGGCGCGGTGTCGCACGCGGCGTTCGTCGGCGGCCTCCACGTGATCCTCGCCGCTGCGGTCCGTCGCGAGGACGAGCTCGTCGTCGCGTTCCTCCTGGCCGCTGCCTCGTCGTTCCTGGTGCTGGTCGCGACCGTCCCGATCGGCACCCTCGCGGCGTACGGCACGCTGCGTCTGCTGCGCGTCAGGCGGGCCCTCCCGACCTGCCTGTCCTCGACCGTGGTGCTGGTCGTCGTGTGGAGCGCGCTGGCGCGGTGGCCCGCCGTGTGGGACAGGCTGCTCGTCGTCCACGTCGTCACCGCGACCGTGGTCCTCGTCCTCTGCGACGCCGTCCTGACCCGGCTGCACCGGCGGGCCCCACGAGCCTCCCCGTAGCGGCCGGTGCTCGCTCCACCACGCTCCGCCGTCGGCACCACTCGTCCGCGCCGATGCTTCACTGGGCAACGAATCCGCTGGTCAGACGCCTGTTGTCACAGTTGTGTAACGACGTGTCCTCGCCTCTCGTCACGAGGGCTCGGACGGTGTCAGATGAGCTGCCGCCCGACGGGGGGCGGCGCTGGAGAGAGCATCGGGGGGCTGCCGTGGGCAGGTCTGCTGGTCCGTCGCGCCGTGACGCGCTTCGGGTGGGGAGCGCGGGCGTCGCGCTCGCCGTCGGTGCCGGGCTCGTCGCCCCGGCGGCCCGGGCCGCCGCCCGGCCCGTCGCCCCGCTGCTGCCCGCCCCCCTGCTGCCGGCCGACGTCGCCCACCACTGGGTCCGGGCCGCGTACCGCGCGGTGCTGCTGGAGAACCTCACCCCGCCGGCGGCCGCCCGGGCGTACTCCCGCACCGCGCTCGCGATGTACGAGGCGGTCGTCGCGGGCATGCCCGGCCACCGCTCCCTCGCCGGGCAGCTCAGCGACCTGCGGGCCGTCGGTGCCGGTGCGACGACGGGTGTCGTCACGGCGCCCGGTCGCGCGCGCCTCGACTGGCACGCCGCGCTGTCGGCGGCCGCCCACGACGTCCTCCTCGCGGTCCTGCCGCTGCGGGCTCCGGCCACGCGCCCCCACCTCGACGCCGTCCACGCCGAGGTCGTCGCCTCGCGCCGCGCCGCGGGGGTACGACCGACGGACCTCGCGGCCTCGCTCGAGCACGGCAGCGCGGTCGCGGCCCGGCTCGCCGACTGGTGCGCCACGGACGGGCACGCGGAGGCCCTCGCGCGGCCGTACACCCCACCGACCGGACAGCCGTGGCTGTGGGAGTCGACACCGCCGAACTTCCGGCCCGCGATCGAGCCCTGGTGCGGCACGGTGCGCCCCC of the Aquipuribacter nitratireducens genome contains:
- a CDS encoding putative bifunctional diguanylate cyclase/phosphodiesterase produces the protein MKQLREAADAKRQARTDELTTLANRRALFEECDRLLATASRENPLSLLLLDLDRFKEVNDSLGHAVGDELLVLVAGRIESVARPGDVLARLGGDEFALLLPGTAAPDAVALAHSVRDRVAEPYQLGATRVHVDVSVGVASAPWPARDRSELMRAADVAMYDAKRADTAVREFDADASRLGRLVLMEDLRRVLDDAPVTAAGPGPGRLVVHLQPQVPLQRREWTVDGAPAAPPMVGVEALVRWEHPVEGTLLPAVVLPLAEATGLMGALAERVLALALEACATWWHLGVDVPVSVNLSAANVQDLLLPGKVHEALRRAGLPSHALVVELTEDTLMSEPARVAEVLLALQQSGVGVSIDDYGTGYASLAYLRDFPVDELKLDRTFVADVLESPTTATIVTHTIALAHALGVRVVAEGIEDPAVAHELTGLGCERGQGYLFSRPLPTPDVVAWLVSCSPERAGAGVPGPR
- a CDS encoding FAD-dependent oxidoreductase, which produces MTEPPLRVLVVGGGAAGLLHAQLLLDRAADTGRQVALTWAVWREGAATASRSGGLALRYASPDPRAADWAARSPVVGAALAARHAHLTGHVRTGRALLVSQRAPVVAFSGDVVEPAAYGLPHTHGLLHEAGPLWHTCGLLPRWAAALAEDPRVRRVDLDRPVRSTADLLRLHDEAAADVTVACLGLGAHALGDPALEGRLGVLVTGPLPAGLHRDHAVVDDDDPLRPRYTVPHGGSPATPDHLHVGGTYLPVTDPADWDEPSRLRERALAEVPALLADARARFPDLRDWEPDPDGVWWGLRPVRPEVAVGRLDPAGTGGRTVVVDHGWGGSGWTIGPALADEVATGVLTDRAEGLPVVAR
- a CDS encoding fused MFS/spermidine synthase, encoding MGGRRPPARPAAARLSARRRTGAAAPVEGRWPVAGGTASLVNDPAGGPGWLLAVDDVPQSHVDLVDPTVLVFEYVRWVGALVDALAPSGAPVHSVHVGAGAGTLARYVAAVRPGSRQVVLDPDGPLLDVVRDQLGLRSGPHLKVRAVDGRDGLAALRPGGYGLVVRDAFADAQVPHRLRTRQWVEAVARVLSPDGVVVHNLMDVGALTTARAEVATVRSLLPHVVAVVEPSVLRGRRTGNVLLVASAVPLPDTVRDRWARALHGDAAAPVRLLDEAATRDRLGGGELLDDDAPGPPPPPRPSWR